A window of the Apostichopus japonicus isolate 1M-3 chromosome 8, ASM3797524v1, whole genome shotgun sequence genome harbors these coding sequences:
- the LOC139970995 gene encoding zinc finger protein 862-like, whose amino-acid sequence MWRFLNNVEPPKKKSKSAEEKRAAGKEYDQTKRQRSFQNSWQAHPNFKLWLRYDKETALMFCNICEQWATSTGQAMGKTEFVKGCSSLRIESLHKHAKSETHTGAVAAKGAAEAPPGTSTADKLLRQMNQTVINRLEVMFRTCHFLAKKARPFADFVEQCDLDEAKGVDVGQTYRTEPKCREFTDAISEIQRQNLEKEISDSKFFSVMCDEATDAAVVEQIILFVRTLNRGLLRRTAEALGVTRFIPTRTGGTRWIGHTQNALTNLLSGYPAIVQHLLEIKEHNQTSNDSKGKSAGFLKLLLSRPFLGFLHFMVDVTNILGRLSRTFQRMDMNLPEMPKLVKDTVTSLDKLKSQQGPALRQFQRAATDGTFHGHKIEGEPINKAECDLAVTSITEAINIRFDIDAIQLAVAKVINFKSWPIEAERDFGDAEIAELVDYFSPVLEKAGTNTNSIEMEWSSVKESAYTDYKPVYNASWEQLGVKY is encoded by the exons ATGTGGCGATTTTTGAATAATGTAGAGCCGCCAAAGAAGAAGAGCAAATCGGCAGAGGAAAAGAGAGCGGCAGGTAAAGAATATGACCAGACGAAGCGTCAGCGTTCATTTCAGAACTCCTGGCAGGCTCACCCTAATTTCAAGTTATGGCTACGCTACGATAAGGAAACAGCGCTGATGTTCTGCAACATCTGTGAGCAATGGGCTACATCAACAGGCCAAGCCATGGGCAAAACCGAGTTTGTGAAAGGGTGTTCATCACTGAGAATCGAAAGCCTCCACAAACATGCCAAGAGCGAAACCCACACCGGAGCGGTGGCCGCGAAAGGCGCTGCCGAGGCCCCTCCCGGTACGTCAACGGCCGACAAGCTGCTCCGGCAGATGAATCAAACGGTAATCAACCGACTGGAAGTCATGTTTCGTACATGCCATTTCTTGGCTAAAAAGGCACGCCCATTCGCGGATTTTGTGGAGCAGTGTGACCTGGATGAGGCAAAGGGGGTAGATGTTGGTCAGACCTACAGAACCGAACCAAAATGCAGGGAATTCACTGACGCGATCTCGGAGATCCAGCGGcaaaacctcgagaaagaaatTTCAGACTCCAAATTCTTCTCTGTGATGTGTGATGAAGCCACGGATGCGGCTGTAGTGGAGCAGATCATTTTATTTGTACG TACTCTGAATAGAGGTCTGCTAAGACGCACAGCAGAAGCGTTAGGAGTTACCAGGTTCATACCAACCAGAACAGGTGGAACAAGATGGATTGGTCACACACAGAATGCACTGACCAACTTGTTGTCTGGTTATCCTGCGATTGTGCAACATCTCCTGGAG ATCAAAGAACACAACCAGACAAGCAATGATTCCAAAGGAAAGAGTGCTGGCTTCCTCAAGTTATTGCTATCCAGGCCATTCCTTGGGTTTCTCCACTTCATGGTAGATGTAACCAACATCCTGGGACGACTCTCTCGTACTTTCCAGAGAATGGACATGAATTTACCTGAAATGCCCAAACTTGTGAAAGACACGGTGACCTCTCTTGACAAGTTGAAATCACA ACAAGGACCTGCATTGAGACAGTTCCAGAGGGCAGCCACTGACGGTACGTTCCATGGCCACAAGATCGAGGGAGAGCCAATCAACAAAGCCGAGTGTGATCTTGCAGTCACCAGCATCACAGAGGCTATCAACATTAGATTTGACATTGATGCCATACAACTTGCAGTAGCCAAAGTCATCAATTTCAAGTCCTGGCCCATTGAGGCAGAAAGAG acTTTGGTGATGCTGAGATTGCAGAACTGGTGGATTACTTCAGCCCAGTCCTTGAAAAAGCTGGCACGAACACAAATTCAATCGAGATGGAATGGTCAAGTGTCAAAGAAAGTGCTTACACAGA CTACAAACCAGTGTACAATGCATCATGGGAGCAGCTTGGAGTCAAGTATTGA